Sequence from the Nocardiopsis sp. YSL2 genome:
GGCAGAAGGTGACGTCGTAGCCCAGGTGCGTCAGCCAGCGGCGCAGGATGTCGAAGTTGACCCCGGACCGGATGTGCCCGATGTGGGGGGGTGCCTGCACGGTCGCACCACACAGGTACAGGGAGGCACACCCCTCACGCAGGGGGGTGAACTCTCGGACCTGTCGGGCACTGGTGTCATAGAAGCGCAGACTCACGTTGTCAAGCGTATCTGCTTTCCCCTCGCACCCGCGTCACAAACCCGGAGCACGGCCACGCTGAATCGGCTCACGGACAGGTCACGACACGGATATGGACTGAACCGTATTCGAGACATCGGGGCATGGGATAACTCGCTTCCGCCACCGGTGTCCGCGTTCTGCGGCTTGCAAAACCTGACAAACGCCCACAGAACGACACGAGATCACCCGGTCGGGAAGCGACCGTAATCGGTCGGAATCTCGTGTTAGCGCCACCGGCTGGACTACGCTGCGATGGCGATGGCCCCTTACAACAACGCCCCCGAGACAGGGACACGGAACGGTCGGCCCGCAGGTCGCGGCTCGGGAGCCGGTGCTCTCGTCGGTGGCGCCCTGTTCGTCGGCGTCATCGCCGTGTGCGCCCTCGTCATCTCCTACCACGGCATCTTCCAGTTCGCGGAGTACGGCGGGCACGAGGCGAGCCCCCTGGCACACGTGTTCCCAGCGACCTACACGCTGCTGGTCCTCATGGCCTTCTGGGTCAGCTACATGCTGCGCGAGGCGCGGCCGAGACAGCGCCTGTGGGTCGACGTCGTCCTGATCCCGGCACTGGTCCTGCTGGCCGCGGCCGCCATGCTCCTGCACAACCTCCGGCTCGTGGAGTCGGTGAGCCAGCGCGTCGCCAACGTCATCGTCGCCGTCGCGCCCCTGGCCGCGCTCCTGGTCGCCTTCCTGCTGTGGCTGACCGTGCGCGCGCACATCCGGCGCCGGCGACGCGTGTCCCCGCGGCCGCGTCCCGCACAGGACCGCACCACGGTGCTGCCCGCCCGGGCGGTCGCCCCGGCCGAGGACGAGTTCGACGACGACGAGGACGAGGTCGCAGACGAGGACGAAGACGCCCTCAGCGCACGGCTGTTGCGTCTGGGCGCCGCCGACGACACCGCCATCCGGACCTCGCCGGCCGTCCGGTCCGACGCACCGGTGGAGGACGACGCACCGCCCGTGGGTCGCCTTCGGGCGGAACCCGTTGCTCCTGGGGACGACGCGCCCGAGAAGGCGTCCGGCCCCGAGGCGGACCCGGCGGCGAACGGCCCGGACGAGGCGGAGGTCTCCGTCCCGACGGTTCCGCTGCCCCGTCGTTCCAGCCGGGGCGACAACCCGATCAGGCGCGCCGTCGAGACGGTCCCTGTGGTGCCCGGTGCGGCCGCGCCCGCGCCCGTCGAGGCCGGGACCGATGACGTCCCGCCCCGTGCGGACCACCTCGCCGACGAGGGCTTCCAGCACGAACCCCCGCCCGGCGACCCCACCACCGACGAGGCCGAGGCGCCCCAGGACGTTCCTGAGGCCGAGGCACCGGCCCCCGGTCCGGCCCCCGCGCCCGTGTCCCTGTGGGCGGACGACCAGGACGGGGAGGCGTTCGCGCCCGTCGACGACCCCGCCGCGCCGCGGGAGGAACGACTCTCGTCCGCATCCGCGGTCGACGCACCCGGCGACCCCGCGGTGCCCGCTCCCGCCCCGGACGACGCCGAGGGCGACGAGGACACCGAGGAACTCCCGGACGAACCCGCCGCATCGGCTGCGGCACCGACGTCCGTCGCTCGGCCGGACGGCTCGCAGGACGGGCCCGCCGCGACGGCGGAGGCGGAGGTCCGGACGGAGCCCTCCGCCGAAGACGTGGGACCGGACGACCGCACGGCGTCGACCGCCTTCTCGGCTCCCGCCGCGACGCCGGAGCCGGACGCCTCGCGGGACGAGCCGACGCTTCGTCCGGTCCGGACCCCGGCCGACGACGGAGCGGTCGTCGACGCGCCGACCCAGGACGACACCCCGGCCGAGCCCCTCGCACCGGTGGGGTCCGACCCGGGCGGTGACCTCTGGGAACCGCCGGAGGAGGAGGCGGAGACCACCGTGCTGGACGACTACGTCCCTCCGGTGTGGACCCCGCCCGACGAGGACCCGGACGAGCCCCGGGACGGGCACGGACCCGACCGTACCGACGCCGCGCCCACGCCGGCCGCGCCCGCGGAACCGACGCCCGTACCCGCTCTCGACCACGACACGGGCCCGGAGGTGCGCGCCGCCTTCCGCATCGCCCCTTCCGAGCCGGAGGCCCCCGGACCGGTCCCTCCCGCCCCTCCACGACCCGCCGTGGAGTCCTGGGCGCCCCGTCCGCCCCGCTTCTCGGGGTCGGTCCCTCCCGGCGCGGCCAGCCCCGCTCCGGAGCCGGAGCCGGAGCCGACGCGTCCGGAGGAGGCGCCCGCCCGCGGGACGGAGCCGCGGTCAGAAGCCGACAGAGAGCCCGAGTACGACGCCGTGGCGGAACCGGCGTCCGGACCACCGGCGGAGCCGGAAGCCTCCGCCGCGGACGGTTCGGCGCACGGAGACGACGCCCGCCCCGTGACGGGCACGGATCCCGATCCACGGCCCGCCACCGCGCCGGAGCGCCCCGCCCTGCGCAAGCGGGCACTGCGCACACCCGTGGAGAAGCGGCCGATGGTGCTCAAGCCGCCGCGGCCCGAGCTGCCGGACCTCTCCTCGGCCGAGCCGCCCTCCCGACGCGTGCGCAGCGAGCCCCTGCGCCCGGAGGAGTAGCTCCGCCGCGGCTCCTCCCCGGGCCGGCCCAGGGCACGACGAAGGGCCCCGGGGCGCGCACACGTTCCTGCCGTGTGTACGCCCCGGGGCCCTGGTGTCGTACGGGTCCGCCCGGCCGCTCAGTGCTCGGGTGCGCAGAGGGCCGTCGCGACGGCCGCGATGCCCTCTCCACGCCCGGTGAGGCCCAGCCCGTCGGTCGTGGTCGCCGAGATGCTCACGGGCGCTCCCACGACCTCTGACAGCGTCTTCTCGGCCTCCGCGCGCCGTGGCGCGAACTTGGGCCGGTTGCTGATGATCTGGACCGCCACGTTGCCGATCTCGAACCCGGCCGCGCGCACGCGCGCCACCGTCTCGGTGAGCAGGGCGGCACCGGACGCGCCCTTCCACCGCGGGTCGGACGTGCCGAAGTTGGATCCGAGGTCCCCGAGCCCGCAGGCCGACAGCAGCGCGTCGCAGGCCGCGTGCGCGGCCACGTCGCCATCGGAATGGCCGCTGACCCCGTCTTCTCCGGGCCATTCCAATCCGGCCAGGAAAAGGGTTCGTCCAGGAGAAAACGGGTGGACGTCGGTTCCGACGCCCACCCGAGGCATATTCGTCATCAATTACGCGATTCTACGACCGTGCCCTCAGCCCGTCAGAACCTCGTCGAGGAGGGCTTCCGCCTTGTCCTCGTTGGTCTTTTCCGCCAGTGCGAGTTCGCTGACGAGAATCTGCCGCGCCTTGGCGAGCATCCGCTTCTCACCGGCGGACAGACCGCGTTCCTTGTCCCGGCGCCAGAGGTCCCGAACGACCTCGGCGACCTTGTTGACATCGCCCGACGCCAACTTCTCCAGGTTCGCCTTGTAGCGCCTGGACCAGTTGGTGGGCTCCTCGGTGTGCGGTGCGCGAAGCACCTCGAAGACCTTGTCCAGGCCCTCCTGACCCACCACGTCGCGAACGCCGACATCCTCGGCGTTCGAGGCGGGCACACGCACCGTCAGATCGCCCTTGTCGACCCTCAGAACGAGATAGCTTCTGTCCTCGCCCTTAATGGTGCGAGTCTCGATCGCTTCAATACGAGCAGCCCCATGATGGGGGTAGACAACAGTGTCGCCGACCTTGAAAGCCATGTGACAGGTACCCCTTCCGCTACCACAAGGATACCACGAATCTGTGACTTAACGTACCTAATAGGTTTGCGAACACGCAGGTCAAGGGTACCTTTTTGGGGCTTGACAAAGTGTACCCGAACAGCTCGGACACGGGGTCGGGCCAGGTCAGTGAGCGCTCAGACCCCTACTGGCCTGGGCGACCCGCACGTCCGAGGGAGGGGGCCGGTGAAGCGTGCCGGGGCGCGAACCGGTAGGGTTCCCCGCGCCGGAGCGATACATATCACGATTTCGCCACAGGTCGGCCGGCGCCCGTACCCCTCACCGCCGAGCGGGCGCACGGACCCGTTCCGCACCGGCACGGACCCCGCCCCCGGCCCGGATCACGACTCCGGCTCGTAGTCCTCCCGCTTCTCGCCCGTCACCATGTACACGAGGTTGTCCGCGACGTGCACCGCGTGGTCACCGAAGCGTTCGTAGAAGCGGCCGACCAGCGTCACGTCCATGGTGGCCTCCACCCCGTACTCCCAGCCCGGGGTGAGGATCCGCTGCAGGAGCTTGCGGCGCAGCCGGTCCATCCGGTCGTCGTCCTTGTCCAGCTCCAGCGCGGTGTCGGGGTCGCGCTCGGTGATGACCTCGCCGGCCTTGGTCACCAGCATCTCCGCCTGGTGGCCCATCTCCAGCACGATCGAGCGGACCGGCTTGGGGATCGCCGAGTCCGGGTGGCGCCGCCGGGCGATCTTCGCCAGGTGGACCGCGTGGTCGCCCATCCGCTCCAGGTCGCCGCGCATGTAGAGCGACGTGATGATCATCCGCAGGTCCGAGGCGACCGGCTGCTGGCGAGCCATCAGGCTGAACGCCGTGTCCTCGATCTCCTGGTCGAGGCGGTTGATCGCCTCGTCGCCGGAGATGACCTCCTGGGCGGCCGTGAGGTCGCTGTCGAGCAGCGCCGTGGTGGCGCGGGCGACCGCGTGCCGGGCCAGCCTGGTCATCTCGACCAGGCGTTCGCTCAGGCTGTCGAGGTCCTCGTGGTAGGTATCTCGCATGGCGTCAATGCTCCCAGTGGTTGATTGAAGTGTCGGCCAAGAGTCGGTGAACGGTGGAAGAAGCTCGGTTGTGTCGCGGTGCCTCAGAGGGTAAAGACCGAGTCCGTCCGTTTACGATCGAACCGTGCAAGGGGAACTACTCGCTGCCGTGACCGGCATCTTCGGACTCGTGACAGGCATCGTCTTCGGTGTCCTCGCCGGTCCCTTCTTCCGTGCCCGCGCGGTCGACCGCCGGACGCCGGACCCGCCTCATCCCGACGGCAGCACTCTGCCACCCGGGATCGCCGAGGTGCTCTCCGCGCTTCCCTCCTCCGCCGTCGTGCTCGACTCCGCCGACCGCGTCCTGCGCGCCTCGTCCGCGGCCCGCGCCTTCGGCATCGTCCGGGGCGAGGAACTCGTCATCACCGAACTCCTGGCCCTGGCCAGGCAGGTCCGGCGCGACGGGGTGATCAGGGAGACGGACATCGAGGTGGCCGTCCGCAAGTTCGGCCCCGACGCCACGTCCTTCGCGGTACGCGTGGCCCCTCTGGGCGGCACCGGTCTCGTGCTCGTCCTGGCGGAGGACCAGACCGAGCACCGGCGGGTGGAGGCCGTCCGGCGCGACTTCGTGGCCAACATCTCGCACGAGTTGAAGACCCCGGTCGGCGCACTGTCCCTGTTGGCGGAAACGGTACAGGACGCCAGCGACGACCCCGAGGCCGTGCGCCGCTTCACCGAGCGCATGCAGACCGAGGCGTCCCGCCTGACGGCCGTCATCCAGGACCTCATCACGCTCTCGCGCATCCAGGGCGCGGAGCCGATGGCCGAGCCGACCCGGGTGGACCTCGGCGCCGTCGTGGAGGAGGCGCTCGACGCGGTGCGCATGCCGGCCGACGCCAAGGGGATCGAGCTGGTCGGCAGCGGCGCGGAGGGAGTCACCGTCCTCGGCGACGAGGGCCTGCTCGGGACGGCCCTGCGCAACCTGGTGGCCAACGCCGTCGCCTACAGTCCGAAGAACACGCGCGTCGCCGTCTCGGTGGGCGTGTCCAGGACCAGCGTCGACATCAGCGTCGCGGACCAGGGGATCGGGATTCCCCAGCAGGACCTGGAAAGGATCTTCGAGCGGTTCTACCGAGTGGACGCCGCTCGGAGCCGGGCCACCGGCGGAACCGGTCTCGGCCTGGCCATCGTCAAGCACATCATGACCCACCACCGTGGAGAAGTGAACGTGTGGAGCAAGGAGGGGTCCGGGTCGACGTTCACACTGCGTCTGCCCAGACCCGAGAGCCGAGGGGCCGACGCCTCCCGGAACACCGACCGTCAGGAGGCGGCACAGTGACGCGCGTACTCGTTGTCGAGGACGAGGAATCGTACAGCGACGCCCTGTCGTACATGTTGCGCAAGGAGGGCTTCGAGGTCGCCGTGGCGCCCACGGGAACCGTGGCCCTGGAGACCTTCGACCGCACGGGTGCGGACCTGGTGCTGTTGGACCTGATGCTTCCGGGTCTGTCGGGCACCGAGGTGTGCCGGACCCTGCGGCAGAAGTCCAACGTCCCCGTGATCATGCTCACCGCCAAGGACTCCGAGATCGACAAGGTCGTCGGTCTGGAACTGGGCGCCGACGACTACGTGACCAAGCCCTTCTCGTCCCGCGAGCTGGTGGCGCGCATCCGCGCGGTGCTGCGCCGTCGGGGCGAGGACGAGGTCGTCCTGCCCGCCGCCCTGGAGGCCGGTCCCGTCCGCATGGACGTGGAGCGGCACGTGGTGACGGTGCGCGGCGACCACGTCCAGCTTCCCCTGAAGGAGTTCGAGCTGCTGGAGGTGCTCCTGCGCAACGCCGGGCGGGTGCTCACCCGGATGCAGCTCATCGACCGCGTGTGGGGTGCCGACTACGTCGGCGACACCAAGACCCTCGACGTGCACGTCAAGCGCCTGCGCGCGAAGATCGAGGAGGACCCCGGCACCCCGAGGTACATCGTGACCGTGCGCGGCCTGGGCTACAAGTTCGAGCCGGTCACCGCGGCGGTGGAGTAGCCCCGCCCTACCCCCTCTCCTGCTGTCCCGGGACGTGGCCCGCCACCTCCCGGGACCGTCGTATCCGGCTCCGTCGGCCGCAGCGGCGCCCCTGCCCGGCAGCGGCACCGCCGTGGGCCGCGGGCGGAGCGGGGCCTGGTCCGGTGCGGTCGCCGGCCGCGCCCGGCACAGCGGTCCGGGTCCGTCCGCGGGTCGGTGGAGTGACGGCGCTCAGACCTCGACGATGACCGTGAAGGGGCCCTCGTTCGTGAGTGCGACGGACATCTGGGCGCCGAACACCCCCGTGGCGACCTCCGCTCCCAGGTCGCGCAGCTCCTTGACCACCGCGTCCACCAGGGGTTCGGCGACGGGCCCCGGGGCGGCCGCCTGCCAGGTGGGGCGCCGGCCCTTGCGGGCGTCGCCGTAGAGCGTGAACTGGCTGACCACGAGCAGCGGCGCACCGGTGTCGGAGCACGACTGCTCGTCCTCCAGGACGCGCAGGGTCCACAGCTTCCTCGCGAGCTTGCGCGCCCCGGCCCCGGTGTCCTCGTGGGTCACGCCGACCAGCGCCGCCAACCCGGGCCGGTCGATCGCCCCGACCACCTCGCCGCCGACCGTCACCGACGCGTGCGACACCCGCTGAACCACAGCGCGCATACCTGCCCCTCCTCTGGTTGCCATCCGTCCCGCGGCGTCCGCGGCCCGGCTCTACGGCGGGCCGCTACCGCAGCCTGCGCTGGTTGAGCAGCCGCAGGCGGCGGCTGTTGGTGATGATGCCGGTGAGGATCACCGAGAACGCGCTGATGGAGTCGGCGAAGTCCTCGATCCGCCACTCCCGCGGTCCGGTGTACCAGGCCAGGCCGTCGCCGGTCAGCTCCTCGTCGCTGAGGTCGGCGAGCGCGGCGGAGGCCAGGATGTTCGCCCACCGGTCCACGTCGTCGAAGATCACCGCGTACGGCAGGTAGCGCGAGTAGAGCTCCACCCGCTGCCCCGGCGGGGCGGTCGCCGACCGCTGGCTGAGCAGGTAGTCGCGGAACCCCATGGTGTGCGCGAACACCGAGCTTCCGAGTTTGGTCTTGGCCGGCATGTACTGGGCACCCGCCGTGACGGCCGCGCCCGCGATGATCACGGCCAGGCCCGTGAACGCCGCCGAGGTGAACGCCGCCAGCAGGCCGGTCAGGACCACGCCCGAGACGGTGACGGCGATCCCGGCGGTGCTCCAGCGGCCGCGCACCTGGTGGGGCGGGCGGGCGAACCACCGCAGCCGGACCATGTCGCGGTACAGCTCCTCGCGCACCCGGTCGATGCGGGTGGGGAAGTCGTCGACCGTGCTCCGCGACCCCACCCTCGACAGGCGCACCGTGGCGTGCTCGCCGAACAGGGCGTCCATCAGCAGCCACTCGTAGGGCAGCAGGGACTCCCCCGGCGGGCCGTCCAGGCGGACCAGGCGCCAGTCCACGGACGTGAAGTGCTCGTGGGGCAGTTCCTCCAGCCGGATGTAGCCGCGTACCGCCAGGTCGACGACCGCGCCGGTGAGGTCGGTGATGTCCACGGTCTCGTTGACCAGCGTGCCGATCTGCCCCGGGTGCACGCCGTCGGGCGGCTCGAACCGCGGCCGACCCCGGTCGCCGGTCCCGACGGGCGCCTGTTCGACCCTGGCGGCCTCCTTGCGCAGCGCGCGCTCGTCCCGGCCGCGGACCCGGATCAGCACCACCAGTCCGCCCACGAGCACCGCCAGCAGCAGCCCGAACACGCTGGAGGTCAGCGGGGTGACCTCGAAGGCCGACACCAGGGACCAGCGGCGGGTGAGGATCGGTTCGCCCCGGGCGGTGCCGGGCGGGTAGTTGACGACGATGTCCAGGCGGTCGTCGGGGTCCATGTCGGCCTGGAGGAAGTGCGCGAGGTCGGAGCCCTCGCCCATGTCGGAGGCGGTGCAGTAGATCGCGCTGCGCCGCTCCCCCGCCAGGCAGGAGAGCGCCTCGGGCGGCAGGGGCGCCGTCACGGTCACGTCCGTGGCCGCGACGGGGTGGCTGTAGCCCCCGACCGCCCGCCACTCCATCTGGACGCCCTGCGCGATCTCGCTGACGGTGCCGACGACCTGGTAGGAGAGCACCACACCGCCGGTGCCCGCCGTGTCGATCCGCGCGAGCAGCTTGCCGTCGACCTTGTCGGCCTCGACCGCCACCGGGTCACCTTCGAGGTCGGTCGCCGTGACCGCGCTCACCTCGAAGTTCCGGTCGTGGTCGGTGTCGTAGAGCATGGTCTCGGTGAGCGACCGGGTGAAGGTGTCGGGAGCGGTCCCGGTGAAGGTGAGGGTCTCTTCTCCGTGGAGGGTGCCCTGTTCGTCGAGCCGGAGCAGTATGTCGTTGTGGATCTCCGGGTCCGCGGCGGCCGGAGGGCCAGCCGCCGCCGTTCGTGCCCCCGGTACTGTGGAGCCCGGTGCCGCAGTCGCGGCGTGGGCCCGTCCCTGCGTCCCGGCCACGACGGGCACCAGGAGCAGCGAGGAGAACACGAAAAGAGCCGTCGCCACCGCGACGGCCGGGCGCCAGGAGCCGACCCACCACATGTCGCGAGAGCCTATCCGGTCCCATGGGGCCGCGTCGCCACGGGGCGTTGTCGCGTACCCGCGCACGGTGGAGGGCCGAACGTGAGGCGGAACGTGTCCGCGGGTCCGGAGTTCTGGTCCGAGCGACAGGGGTTCCTCCAGCGGATGGGGCTCGGGGTGTCGCTGTGCATGGCCGCCGGGCTGGCCGCGATGGGTTTCACGGGGTTCCTCGCGATCTCCGAGCTGATGCACGCCGGCGATCCCGCGTGGTCGCACCCGGTGGCGGGCGAGGAGCACGGCGCACCGGTCGCGCCGCCCGACGGCACCGGTGACGGCACCGCGAACGCTACCGGCGACGGCCCGGGTGCCACGACGGTCGGCCGGAGCGCTTCCCTGGACGACAACCCCCTGTACCGCATCGGTGAGCTGGGCGAGGTGACCTGCACGGCGCCGGAACTGGACAAGGACGACACCGAGTCGGTGGAGGACTTCGCCCACGCGATCGCCGACTGCCTGGACCAGGCCTGGGGCGACTACTTCGCCGCGGCCGGCCTGGAGTTCAGCTCACCCAACCGCGTCTACTGGACCGCGGCGGGCCACAGCCCGTGCGGCGCCTTCCCCTCCGAGGGCACGGCCGCGTTCTACTGCGGCGCGAACCAGGGCCTCTACCTGGGGTTGGAGGACATCATCGCGGCCTCGGCCGACAACGAGAACCCGGAAGCGTACACGTTCCTCATCAGCCACGAGTACGGTCATCACGTCCAGGGGCAGTCGCGCATCCTCGCGCAGTTCCACAGCGCTCGCGCGGGCGCGGACCAGGAGGAGGCCGACGCGCTGAGCCGACGCAACGAGCTCCAGGCCAACTGCCTGGGCGGCGTGTTCCTGGGGGCCTCCGGCGACGCGCTGGGGTACGGCCCGGCCGAGCGGCGCAACATCCTCGACGACGTCGAACTGCGCAGCGACCGGGGCCGTGACCGGACCCACGGATCCGCCGAGAACGGCCGCATGTGGACCGCCCACGGCATGGACCGTGTGGACCCGGCGGCCTGTGACACCTGGAACGTGGACGAGGACCTGGTGCGGTGAGCGGGGACCGGTCGAGCCGTGGGCCGCTCACCATGGTGGGCGGCCTGTTCGCGGCCCTGTTCGCGCTGGCCCTGCTGTCGTGGACGGCTGTCGCGGACGACACGTCGCCGGGCGGGGCCGACTCGGGCGGGACCGCCGGTGCGGTGGGCACCGTTCCCGACGACAAGCCGGTCCAGGAACCCTCGGGGGGATCTCCCGGGCTGGGTGCCTCGGGCCGTCTGGGGCAGGCCGAGCGGCCCTCGGGGCACGCCGCCCTGGTGGCCAATCCGCTCTACCGCACCGGTCGGCTGAGCCCGCTGCCCTGTCCGGTCGAGGAGCCGGACGTGCACGACGCCGCGCAGATGGAGGAGTTCCTCCACGCGGTGGCGGACTGCCTGGACGACGCGTGGAGGACCCAGTTCGCGCGGGCGGGAATCCCGTTCGAACCGCCGCAGCGGGTGTTCTGGTCCGAACCTGGGACGAGCCCGTGCCGTCCCTACCCCTCGGCGGCGGGCGCCTTCTACTGCCGGGCGAGCAAGAGCATCTACATCGGCGCCTCGGACGTGGTGGAGAAGTGGAACGGCACCAGCCGCAGCGTGGTGTACGCGTCCCTGCTGGCCCACGAGTACAGCCACCACGTCCAGGGCGAGTCAGGGCTGCTGGACTACTACCACGGGCAGCGTGAGCAGGAGCCGGACGCCCTGGGGCGCAACGCGTGGACGCGCCGCAGCGAACTCCAGGCCAACTGCCTGGCGGGCGCGTTCCTGGGCGCGGTGCGGGTCACCTATCCGTTGGGCGACGACGACCTGGACTCCCTGTTGGAGGACGCCGCGGCCACCGCGGACCGCGTGGACGGCCCGGAGTCGGAGCGCACGCACGGGTCGGAGGACAACGGCGTGTGGTGGACGCGGACGGGCTGGGAGGAGCAGTCGCCGGGCGCCTGCAACACCTGGGACGTGGGTGACGAGGACCTGGTGCAGTAGGTCCGTGGCGCGGCCGGTTCCGGCCGGGATCCGGTCGTCCACAGGCCGTACGCCGCCGCTGTCGCTCGGACACTCAGCGTGGCAGGATGCTGCGTATGCAGGACCACGACTCCCCCTGGGGCTCCCCCGCGCCCACGACCTCCGACTCCTCGCTGCGTCCCTCCGGCTCCGCCGACACCGCCGGGGCCGCCACCGCCGGCCCCGGTGTCCGGGGCGGGGCCGGTGCCTTCGCACGCCGCGGCGCCGAGCCGGGTGTCCGGGGCGGCTCACCCGATGACGACCGCCCCCTCGCCGACCGGGTGGAACTGCGCGTGCACGGCGTCAGCGGCGGTCAGGCGGAGGAGCTGTTGGACGTCGAACCCGCCATGCGCGTGGGCGGCGACCGGCTGGCGGGGTTCTTCCGGTGGCGCCGAGAACCCGACACCGAGACCGTCCCCGGTGTGCGGCGGGAGATCTTCGCGTGGGGCAATCTGACGTCGGGCCGCTCCTCGCGGGCGCTGTGGCTGCTGTTGCTGCCGTTCATGCTGCTCAACGTCGCGTACTGGATGCGCCCGGGCCGGATGGACCGCGAGCCCGCCGGGCTGAGCCGTGTGGCCAACAACGTCTACGGGGCGAGCGTGCGTCTGCTCGCGCTGTCGCTGACCGCCCTCATCACCCTGGCCACGGCCGGAATCGGCATGGACCTGGTGGCCTGGCAGTGCGGGGGCCTGGGCGAGGGCTGCGCCGAGGCCAGGCCCTGGCTGGGTTTCCTCGCCGCCCCCGGCTCACCGTTCTCCGCCCCGGGCCCGTCGCTGCTGGTGGGCGCGGCGCTGCCGGTCACGGTGGTGCTGGTGCTGTGGCGGCTGTCGCGACGGACGGCCGCCGACTACGAGGTCGTGGCCGCGCCCGTGCCGCCCCGGGAGGCGGCCGCGGCGCCGCTCAGCCACGCGGCGTTCTGGCGCAACAGCGAGACCATGGCCCGGTTGCGGTCGGCGCACATCGCTGTGGCCGTGGGCA
This genomic interval carries:
- a CDS encoding neutral zinc metallopeptidase; its protein translation is MGLGVSLCMAAGLAAMGFTGFLAISELMHAGDPAWSHPVAGEEHGAPVAPPDGTGDGTANATGDGPGATTVGRSASLDDNPLYRIGELGEVTCTAPELDKDDTESVEDFAHAIADCLDQAWGDYFAAAGLEFSSPNRVYWTAAGHSPCGAFPSEGTAAFYCGANQGLYLGLEDIIAASADNENPEAYTFLISHEYGHHVQGQSRILAQFHSARAGADQEEADALSRRNELQANCLGGVFLGASGDALGYGPAERRNILDDVELRSDRGRDRTHGSAENGRMWTAHGMDRVDPAACDTWNVDEDLVR
- a CDS encoding neutral zinc metallopeptidase, giving the protein MVGGLFAALFALALLSWTAVADDTSPGGADSGGTAGAVGTVPDDKPVQEPSGGSPGLGASGRLGQAERPSGHAALVANPLYRTGRLSPLPCPVEEPDVHDAAQMEEFLHAVADCLDDAWRTQFARAGIPFEPPQRVFWSEPGTSPCRPYPSAAGAFYCRASKSIYIGASDVVEKWNGTSRSVVYASLLAHEYSHHVQGESGLLDYYHGQREQEPDALGRNAWTRRSELQANCLAGAFLGAVRVTYPLGDDDLDSLLEDAAATADRVDGPESERTHGSEDNGVWWTRTGWEEQSPGACNTWDVGDEDLVQ